One Luteimonas sp. MC1825 DNA segment encodes these proteins:
- a CDS encoding efflux transporter outer membrane subunit — MHKPLHASLALAIALAVSGCATLVPATPAAAPAIPVEWPLPATTRAGQAGAFAPADPAIAALPMADVGWRDFLADPALEAVVAQALDSNRDLRVAILNVERARAQYGIRRADRMPSLGASATMERVGGDVPDSESYVAGIGLAAFELDLFGRVRNLGEAALQQYLATAEAQRSTQLSLVAEVVGAWLALASDQEQLRLAESALETYERTLSLTAQRQALGATSALEVEQVRTQVEGTRSDVARLQGQVALDRNALHLLAGAPVPPELLPLRDSGAVVGLTALPAGLPAEALLRRPDVIAAEHRLHAASANIGAARAAFFPSISLTGSVGSASDALSGLFDSGTRAWSFMPQVNLPIFQGGRLRAGLGVATAERDIALAEYERAIQVGFREVADALAQADALARQVRAQQALVDAATRAESLAQARHAAGLDSSLVRLDAQRALYATQQALVATRMAEQRNRVTLYKVLGGGWQERSTVAAARVD; from the coding sequence ATGCATAAGCCACTGCACGCGAGCCTCGCGCTGGCCATCGCGCTGGCGGTCTCCGGCTGCGCCACGCTGGTGCCGGCCACCCCCGCCGCCGCACCCGCGATCCCCGTGGAATGGCCGCTGCCCGCGACCACGCGCGCGGGCCAGGCCGGCGCGTTCGCGCCGGCCGATCCGGCCATTGCCGCGCTGCCCATGGCCGATGTCGGCTGGCGCGACTTCCTCGCCGACCCGGCGCTGGAGGCCGTCGTCGCCCAGGCGCTGGACAGCAACCGCGACCTGCGCGTGGCGATCCTCAACGTCGAGCGCGCGCGCGCGCAGTACGGCATCCGCCGTGCCGACCGCATGCCGTCGCTCGGTGCCAGCGCCACCATGGAGCGCGTCGGCGGCGATGTGCCCGACAGCGAGTCGTACGTCGCGGGCATCGGCCTGGCGGCGTTCGAACTCGACCTGTTCGGGCGCGTGCGCAACCTTGGCGAGGCGGCGCTGCAGCAATACCTGGCCACCGCCGAGGCGCAGCGCAGCACCCAGCTGTCGCTGGTAGCCGAAGTCGTCGGCGCATGGCTGGCGCTGGCCTCCGACCAGGAGCAGCTGCGCCTGGCGGAATCCGCGCTGGAGACCTACGAGCGCACGCTGTCACTCACCGCGCAGCGCCAGGCGCTGGGCGCCACGTCGGCGCTCGAGGTGGAGCAGGTGCGCACCCAGGTGGAAGGCACGCGTTCGGATGTCGCGCGCCTGCAGGGCCAGGTGGCATTGGACCGCAACGCGCTCCACCTGCTGGCCGGCGCGCCGGTGCCGCCCGAGCTGCTGCCGCTGCGTGATTCAGGCGCCGTGGTCGGCCTCACCGCGCTGCCGGCGGGACTGCCGGCGGAAGCACTGCTGCGCCGGCCCGACGTGATCGCCGCCGAGCACCGACTGCATGCCGCCAGCGCCAACATCGGCGCGGCGCGCGCCGCGTTCTTTCCGTCGATCTCGCTGACCGGCAGCGTCGGCTCGGCCAGCGATGCGCTGTCGGGTCTGTTCGACAGCGGCACCAGGGCCTGGAGCTTCATGCCGCAGGTCAACCTGCCGATCTTCCAGGGCGGACGCCTGCGTGCCGGCCTCGGCGTGGCCACCGCCGAACGCGACATCGCGCTTGCGGAGTACGAAAGGGCGATCCAGGTCGGCTTCCGCGAGGTCGCCGATGCGCTGGCGCAGGCGGACGCGCTGGCCCGCCAGGTGCGTGCGCAGCAGGCGCTGGTTGATGCCGCCACGCGCGCCGAATCACTGGCGCAGGCGCGCCACGCGGCCGGTCTGGACAGCTCGCTGGTGCGGCTGGATGCGCAGCGCGCGCTGTACGCCACGCAGCAGGCGCTGGTGGCCACGCGCATGGCCGAACAACGCAACCGGGTCACCCTGTACAAGGTGCTCGGTGGCGGCTGGCAGGAGCGCTCGACGGTCGCAGCCGCGCGCGTGGACTAG
- a CDS encoding glucan biosynthesis protein G encodes MQRRQLLLAGLALPLIAALPAPGRARAPVAAAGFDAGTVPAIARRLAAAPHVPVPRALPRALAGLGYDQYRDYRFRGARALWRDDGLPFQLQFFHRGYIFQDRVDMHLVEDDRTRPFPYARELFDFDHGVPKPPEGEDIGFAGFRVHAPVQRAGHFDELASFLGASYFRAVARGLGYGLSARGLALGSGDPGAEEFPVFRDFWLERPAAGATGLVVHALLDSPRVAGAFRFVITPGDETVFEVDARLYPRVALANAGIAPLTSMFEFDAHDRVGVDDVRPAVHDSDGLALWTGGDEQAWRPLRNPASLEHSGFQDRDPRGFGLMQRKRDAGEFQDFEAGYEKRPSCWVEPLDAWGAGEVHLVEIPTGDEFNDNIVAFWRPAEPLAAGREHRFRYRLHWCRDHAWHPRLARVAATRSGALDAAKGRLYVVDFAGGELDGRADGVRVQASASAGMLRNAVTYRNPDTGGWRMSFELEPGAARAIELRAWLEDDDGRLSETWLSRWTP; translated from the coding sequence TTGCAACGTCGACAACTCCTCCTCGCCGGGCTTGCCCTGCCGCTCATCGCCGCCCTGCCGGCGCCGGGCCGGGCGCGCGCGCCAGTGGCCGCCGCGGGGTTCGATGCCGGCACCGTGCCGGCCATCGCGCGCAGGCTGGCCGCCGCACCGCACGTGCCGGTCCCGCGCGCACTGCCGCGTGCCCTTGCCGGACTCGGCTACGACCAGTACCGCGACTACCGCTTCCGCGGCGCGCGCGCCCTCTGGCGCGACGACGGCCTGCCGTTCCAGCTGCAGTTCTTCCATCGCGGCTACATCTTCCAGGACCGGGTGGACATGCACCTCGTAGAGGACGACCGCACGCGGCCGTTCCCGTATGCGCGCGAGCTGTTCGACTTCGACCACGGCGTGCCGAAGCCGCCGGAAGGCGAGGACATCGGCTTCGCCGGCTTCCGCGTGCATGCGCCGGTGCAGCGTGCCGGCCATTTCGACGAACTGGCCAGCTTCCTCGGCGCGAGCTACTTCCGCGCGGTGGCACGCGGCCTTGGCTACGGACTGTCGGCGCGCGGGCTGGCGCTGGGCAGCGGCGACCCGGGCGCCGAGGAGTTCCCGGTGTTCCGCGACTTCTGGCTGGAACGCCCGGCCGCGGGTGCCACGGGGCTCGTGGTGCACGCACTGCTCGATTCGCCGCGCGTCGCCGGTGCCTTCCGCTTCGTGATCACTCCCGGCGACGAGACGGTGTTCGAGGTCGACGCGCGCCTGTACCCGCGCGTCGCGCTGGCCAATGCCGGCATCGCGCCGTTGACCAGCATGTTCGAGTTCGACGCGCATGACCGCGTCGGCGTCGACGACGTGCGCCCCGCGGTGCACGACTCCGACGGGCTGGCGCTGTGGACCGGTGGCGACGAGCAGGCCTGGCGTCCGCTGCGCAATCCGGCCTCGCTCGAGCACAGCGGCTTCCAGGACCGTGACCCGCGCGGCTTCGGGCTGATGCAGCGCAAGCGCGATGCCGGCGAGTTCCAGGACTTCGAGGCCGGCTACGAGAAGCGCCCGAGCTGCTGGGTGGAGCCGCTGGACGCCTGGGGCGCGGGTGAAGTGCACCTGGTGGAGATCCCCACCGGCGACGAGTTCAACGACAACATCGTGGCGTTCTGGCGGCCAGCCGAGCCGCTGGCTGCCGGCCGCGAGCATCGCTTCCGCTACCGCCTGCACTGGTGCCGCGACCACGCCTGGCATCCGCGACTGGCGCGCGTGGCGGCGACCCGCAGCGGCGCGCTGGATGCCGCCAAGGGCCGCCTGTACGTGGTGGATTTCGCCGGCGGCGAGCTCGATGGCCGCGCCGACGGCGTGCGCGTGCAGGCCAGCGCCTCGGCCGGCATGCTGCGCAACGCGGTCACCTACCGCAACCCGGATACCGGCGGCTGGCGCATGAGCTTCGAGCTCGAGCCCGGCGCGGCGCGCGCGATCGAGCTGCGAGCCTGGCTCGAAGACGACGATGGGCGGCTGTCGGAGACCTGGCTGTCGCGGTGGACGCCGTGA
- a CDS encoding dienelactone hydrolase family protein, whose amino-acid sequence MLLDCIEHETGPSPAWSVIWLHGLGADGNDFAPIVPQLVRRDWPALRFVFPNAPVRKVTINGRMAMRAWYDIVDADLDHRADEAGVDESVAQVEALIAREATRGVARGRVLLAGFSQGGAVTLAAGLRSAAPLAGLVALSAYVPSAHKARSVLAQAAVRAPVFFGHGSQDPVVPFQAGQRSAALLRELGFDVDWRAYPMPHSVCAEEIADLGDWMSRRFTAG is encoded by the coding sequence ATGCTGCTGGACTGCATCGAACACGAGACCGGGCCGTCACCCGCATGGAGCGTGATCTGGCTGCACGGCCTGGGCGCGGACGGCAACGATTTCGCCCCCATCGTGCCGCAGCTGGTGCGCCGCGACTGGCCGGCGCTGCGCTTCGTGTTCCCGAATGCGCCGGTGCGCAAGGTGACCATCAACGGTCGCATGGCGATGCGTGCCTGGTACGACATCGTCGACGCCGACCTCGACCACCGCGCCGATGAAGCCGGCGTCGACGAATCGGTGGCGCAGGTGGAGGCGCTGATCGCGCGCGAGGCCACGCGCGGCGTGGCGCGCGGGCGCGTGCTGCTGGCCGGGTTCTCGCAGGGCGGGGCGGTCACGCTGGCTGCCGGACTGCGGAGTGCGGCGCCGCTGGCCGGGCTGGTGGCGCTGTCCGCCTACGTGCCGTCCGCGCACAAGGCCCGCAGCGTGCTTGCCCAGGCGGCCGTGCGCGCGCCGGTGTTCTTCGGCCACGGCAGCCAGGATCCGGTGGTGCCGTTCCAGGCCGGGCAGCGAAGCGCGGCGCTGCTGCGCGAGCTGGGCTTCGACGTCGACTGGCGCGCCTATCCCATGCCGCATTCGGTGTGCGCCGAGGAGATCGCCGATCTCGGTGACTGGATGTCGCGCCGCTTTACCGCGGGCTGA
- the mdoH gene encoding glucans biosynthesis glucosyltransferase MdoH, protein MSTAQVPGATIPGNLPPESPLAMPVQTLAAGTLRSPPFPTRPPNMRWRRFAVIGSAVSVTLFAAYQIWWLLRGNGIDPLEGTLLVLFVLLFAWIVQAFVGAIAGFVLVLQKRPARLGIRPGDPLPALASRTALLMPIYNEEPGRLMAGLQAMHESLAATGRLGHFDFFVLSDTRRPQLQQEERAAFAALRARLGAEARVHYRLRDDNSERKAGNISDWVRRWGGAYPQFLILDADSLMTGDTLVRLAAAMQGHDDVALIQTLPVIVNGSTLFARMQQFAGRVYGPVIAYGVAWWHGAESNYWGHNAMIRTRAFAECAGLPELRGVKPFAGTVLSHDFVEAALLRRGGWALHMIPALAGSYEEGPPSLTDMLVRDRRWCQGNLQHGAVLPARGLHWVSRWHLLIGIGHYFTAPMWAMLMIVGIAIPLLHAGFSFGQVSLEGFTPAGYWREQDEDRFLGVFALTMSMLLSPKLMGWLATMVDPVMRRGCGGALRSAAGVLLETLLAALMAPVTMYVQSRGVAEVLAGRDSGWESQRRDDGSLPLRELLRLYGGMTLFGIGAGLAAWMVSPALAAWLAPVVLGLVLSIPIVALGASRAAGAWLRRHRVFATPEELAPPDVLVRANALRAAPSRD, encoded by the coding sequence GTGAGCACAGCCCAGGTACCCGGCGCGACCATCCCCGGCAACCTGCCGCCGGAGTCGCCGCTGGCGATGCCGGTGCAGACGCTGGCCGCGGGCACGCTGCGCAGTCCGCCGTTCCCGACGCGGCCGCCGAACATGCGCTGGCGGCGATTCGCGGTGATCGGCAGCGCGGTCAGCGTGACCCTGTTCGCGGCCTACCAGATCTGGTGGCTGCTGCGCGGCAACGGTATCGATCCGCTGGAAGGCACGCTGCTGGTGCTGTTCGTGCTGCTGTTCGCGTGGATCGTGCAGGCGTTCGTCGGCGCGATCGCGGGCTTCGTGCTGGTGCTGCAGAAACGCCCTGCGCGGCTTGGCATCCGCCCCGGCGACCCGTTGCCGGCGCTGGCCTCGCGCACCGCGCTGCTGATGCCGATCTACAACGAGGAGCCCGGGCGGCTGATGGCCGGCCTGCAGGCCATGCACGAGTCGCTGGCCGCGACCGGGCGCCTGGGCCACTTCGATTTCTTCGTGCTGAGCGACACCCGCAGGCCGCAGCTGCAGCAGGAGGAGCGCGCCGCATTCGCCGCGCTGCGCGCGCGGCTGGGCGCGGAGGCCCGCGTGCACTACCGCCTGCGCGACGACAACAGCGAGCGCAAGGCCGGCAACATCTCCGACTGGGTGCGGCGCTGGGGTGGGGCCTATCCGCAATTCCTGATCCTCGACGCCGACAGCCTGATGACCGGCGACACCCTCGTGCGCCTGGCCGCGGCCATGCAGGGCCACGACGACGTGGCGCTGATCCAGACGCTGCCGGTGATCGTGAACGGCAGCACGCTGTTCGCACGCATGCAGCAGTTCGCCGGCCGCGTGTACGGGCCGGTGATCGCCTACGGCGTGGCCTGGTGGCATGGCGCGGAGAGCAACTACTGGGGCCACAACGCGATGATACGCACGCGCGCGTTCGCAGAATGCGCTGGGCTGCCGGAGCTCCGCGGGGTGAAGCCGTTCGCCGGCACCGTGCTCAGCCATGACTTTGTCGAAGCCGCGCTGCTGCGCCGCGGGGGCTGGGCGCTGCACATGATTCCCGCACTCGCCGGCAGCTACGAGGAAGGCCCGCCGTCGTTGACCGACATGCTGGTGCGCGACCGCCGCTGGTGCCAGGGCAACCTGCAGCACGGTGCGGTGCTGCCGGCGCGCGGCCTGCACTGGGTCAGCCGCTGGCACCTGTTGATCGGCATCGGTCATTACTTCACCGCGCCGATGTGGGCGATGCTGATGATCGTCGGCATCGCCATCCCGCTGCTGCACGCGGGATTCTCGTTCGGCCAGGTGTCGCTGGAGGGGTTCACGCCCGCCGGCTACTGGCGCGAGCAGGACGAGGACCGGTTCCTCGGCGTGTTCGCGCTGACCATGTCGATGCTGCTGTCACCGAAGCTCATGGGCTGGCTGGCCACCATGGTCGACCCGGTGATGCGCCGTGGCTGCGGCGGCGCGCTGCGCTCTGCCGCCGGCGTACTGCTGGAAACCCTGCTTGCGGCGCTGATGGCGCCGGTCACCATGTACGTGCAGTCGCGCGGCGTGGCCGAGGTGCTGGCCGGCCGCGACTCGGGCTGGGAATCGCAGCGCCGCGACGACGGCAGCCTGCCGCTGCGCGAACTGCTGCGCCTGTATGGCGGCATGACGCTGTTCGGCATCGGTGCCGGGCTTGCCGCGTGGATGGTGTCGCCGGCGCTGGCGGCGTGGCTGGCGCCGGTGGTGCTGGGCCTGGTGCTGTCGATCCCGATCGTCGCGCTGGGTGCATCGCGCGCCGCCGGCGCGTGGCTGCGCCGCCACCGTGTGTTCGCCACGCCCGAGGAACTGGCGCCACCCGATGTGCTGGTGCGCGCGAATGCGCTGCGCGCGGCGCCGTCGCGGGACTGA
- a CDS encoding TerC family protein: MPTTSPLVWEATIALIVALLAFDYFFHVRKAHAPSLREAAVWSALYVGIALLFGAGVWYWGGATMGAEYFSGYVTEKALSVDNIFVFLVIMASFKVPREDQQKVLLFGITFALIARTVFILLGAALIERFSWVFYLFGLALLLTAGNLLKPQHHGEEDEKPNIVVRLVRKVFHSSPHYDGDKLFTTWQGKRALTPMLLVMLAIGGTDILFAFDSIPAIFGLTQNIYIVFTATAFSLLGLRQLYFLVGGLLERLVYLSLGLAAVLGFIGVKLVLHALHENNLPFINDGDPVPVIEISTGLSLVVIVGLLVVTVLASLLSPKGRAKAAVTELRRHVGDYLALGDDAPAAERARLHAQVVAAEARVHALEPRFKAMITHPKRLQHDVERVHAAQRG, encoded by the coding sequence ATGCCGACCACCTCCCCGCTCGTCTGGGAAGCCACGATCGCGCTGATCGTCGCGCTGCTCGCCTTCGACTACTTCTTCCACGTGCGCAAGGCGCACGCACCCAGCCTGCGCGAAGCCGCCGTGTGGTCCGCGCTGTACGTCGGGATCGCCCTGCTGTTCGGCGCGGGGGTCTGGTACTGGGGCGGTGCCACGATGGGCGCGGAGTACTTCTCCGGCTATGTCACCGAGAAGGCGCTGTCGGTCGACAACATCTTCGTGTTCCTGGTGATCATGGCCAGCTTCAAGGTGCCGCGCGAGGACCAGCAGAAGGTGCTGCTGTTCGGCATCACCTTTGCGCTGATCGCGCGCACGGTGTTCATCCTGCTGGGCGCGGCGCTGATCGAGCGCTTCTCGTGGGTGTTCTACCTGTTCGGCCTGGCGCTGCTGCTCACCGCGGGCAACCTGCTCAAGCCGCAGCACCATGGCGAGGAGGACGAGAAGCCCAACATCGTGGTGCGCCTGGTGCGCAAGGTGTTCCACTCCAGCCCGCACTACGACGGCGACAAGCTGTTCACCACCTGGCAGGGCAAGCGCGCGCTCACGCCGATGCTGCTGGTGATGCTGGCCATCGGCGGCACCGACATCCTGTTCGCCTTCGATTCCATCCCGGCGATCTTCGGCCTCACCCAGAACATCTACATCGTGTTCACCGCCACGGCGTTCTCGCTGCTCGGCCTGCGGCAGCTGTACTTCCTGGTAGGCGGGCTGCTGGAGCGGCTGGTGTACCTGTCACTCGGCCTGGCGGCGGTGCTCGGCTTCATCGGCGTCAAGCTGGTGCTGCACGCGCTGCACGAGAACAACCTGCCGTTCATCAACGATGGCGACCCGGTGCCGGTGATCGAGATCAGCACCGGGCTGTCACTGGTGGTGATCGTCGGGCTGCTGGTGGTCACGGTGCTCGCGTCGCTGCTCAGCCCCAAGGGCAGGGCCAAGGCCGCGGTCACCGAACTGCGCCGGCACGTGGGCGACTACCTTGCGCTCGGCGACGATGCCCCCGCCGCCGAGCGCGCGCGCCTGCATGCGCAGGTCGTGGCGGCCGAGGCACGCGTGCACGCGCTGGAGCCGCGCTTCAAGGCGATGATCACCCACCCGAAGCGGCTGCAGCACGACGTCGAACGCGTGCACGCCGCGCAGCGCGGCTGA
- a CDS encoding energy transducer TonB has protein sequence MAESPAPVPRLLHQPAPRYPAAALNRRVEGAVQVGFTIRPDGSVTAARVVSATPPGVFDRSALAAVGEYRFAPGGSSVASAITVRFSLDQ, from the coding sequence GTGGCGGAGTCGCCCGCGCCGGTGCCGCGCCTGCTGCACCAGCCCGCGCCGCGGTATCCCGCGGCGGCGCTGAACCGTCGCGTCGAAGGCGCGGTGCAGGTGGGTTTCACCATCCGCCCCGACGGCTCGGTCACGGCCGCGCGCGTCGTCAGTGCGACCCCGCCCGGCGTGTTCGACCGTTCCGCGCTGGCCGCGGTCGGCGAGTACCGCTTCGCACCCGGCGGCAGCAGCGTGGCCTCCGCGATCACCGTGCGCTTCTCGCTCGACCAGTAG
- a CDS encoding LytTR family DNA-binding domain-containing protein, protein MKVVIADDEPLARERLRTLLAALDGIDVVAEAGDGRSALQACAEHEPDLVLLDIAMPGIDGLEAARHLAAFEPRPAVVFCTAYDAHALSAFDAAAVDYIVKPVRPERLEAAIARVRTFTAGLERSRADAPGKLRTHLCARLRGSLRLIPVEDVRYLQAEEKYVVVHHARGEDLIEESLKSLEEEFGERFLRIHRNCLVARHELVELRRDPEGHVHAILRHGAEPLEVSRRCVAQLREMLRER, encoded by the coding sequence TTGAAGGTCGTCATCGCGGACGATGAACCGCTGGCACGCGAGCGCCTGCGCACGCTGCTCGCCGCGCTCGACGGCATCGACGTGGTGGCCGAGGCCGGCGACGGACGCAGCGCGCTGCAGGCCTGCGCCGAGCACGAACCCGACCTGGTGCTGCTCGACATCGCCATGCCCGGCATCGATGGCCTGGAGGCCGCGCGCCACCTGGCCGCGTTCGAGCCGCGCCCGGCGGTGGTGTTCTGCACCGCCTACGACGCGCATGCGCTGTCGGCGTTCGACGCCGCGGCGGTCGACTACATCGTCAAGCCGGTGCGCCCCGAGCGCCTCGAGGCTGCGATCGCCCGCGTGCGCACGTTCACCGCCGGCCTCGAGCGCAGCCGCGCCGATGCGCCCGGCAAGCTCCGCACCCACCTCTGCGCACGCCTGCGCGGCAGCCTGCGCCTGATCCCGGTCGAGGACGTGCGCTACCTTCAGGCCGAGGAGAAGTACGTGGTGGTGCACCACGCGCGCGGCGAGGACCTGATCGAGGAGTCGCTGAAGTCGCTGGAGGAGGAGTTCGGCGAGCGTTTCCTGCGCATCCACCGCAACTGCCTGGTCGCGCGCCACGAGCTGGTCGAACTCAGGCGCGACCCGGAAGGCCACGTGCACGCGATCCTGCGCCACGGCGCCGAGCCGCTCGAGGTCAGCCGCCGCTGCGTGGCGCAGCTGCGCGAGATGCTGCGCGAGCGCTGA
- the alr gene encoding alanine racemase, which yields MRPARATIDLDALRHNYRHARTLGGGRALAVVKADAYGHGAVACARALDGEADGFGVACIEEAIELREAGIRAPILLLEGFFDADELPLIERHALWTVVASPWQVDVLERHPLREPLPVWLKLDSGMHRLGLAPDDYPGAWRRLRALPWVGGMVAMSHFSRADELGHASTSEQLATFDAMLARLPPGTTTSLANSAALMAWPAARGGWVRPGLMLYGSHMLDAPCAEAEPLRAVMELASKVIAVRELAAGEPIGYAGAFITSRPTRVGVVAAGYADGYPQYATSGTPVIIDGQPGELIGRVSMDMLTVDLTDHPGAGIGSDIELWGARLPVAEVAARSGNSPYRLLTGLKRATRQTIQRL from the coding sequence ATGCGCCCCGCGCGCGCCACCATCGACCTCGACGCCCTGCGCCACAACTACCGCCACGCGCGCACGCTCGGCGGCGGCAGGGCGCTGGCCGTGGTCAAGGCCGACGCCTACGGACACGGTGCAGTGGCCTGCGCACGCGCGCTCGACGGCGAAGCCGACGGTTTTGGCGTGGCCTGCATCGAGGAGGCGATCGAGCTGCGCGAGGCCGGCATCCGCGCGCCCATCCTGCTGCTGGAAGGCTTCTTCGACGCCGACGAGCTGCCACTGATCGAACGCCATGCGCTGTGGACGGTCGTCGCCTCGCCTTGGCAGGTCGACGTGCTCGAGCGCCATCCGCTGCGGGAGCCATTGCCGGTGTGGCTGAAGCTCGACTCGGGCATGCACCGCCTGGGCCTCGCACCCGACGACTATCCCGGTGCATGGCGGCGCCTGCGCGCACTGCCGTGGGTGGGCGGGATGGTCGCGATGAGCCACTTCTCGCGCGCCGATGAACTCGGCCACGCCAGCACGTCCGAACAGCTGGCCACGTTCGACGCGATGCTGGCGCGGCTTCCGCCCGGCACCACCACCAGCCTGGCCAACTCCGCCGCGCTGATGGCCTGGCCAGCGGCACGCGGCGGCTGGGTGCGCCCGGGCCTGATGCTCTACGGCTCGCACATGCTCGACGCGCCGTGCGCGGAGGCCGAGCCGCTGCGCGCGGTGATGGAGCTGGCGTCAAAGGTCATCGCGGTGCGCGAGCTCGCCGCGGGCGAACCGATCGGCTACGCGGGCGCCTTCATCACCTCGCGCCCGACGCGCGTGGGCGTGGTGGCGGCCGGCTACGCCGACGGCTATCCGCAGTACGCGACCTCCGGCACCCCGGTGATCATCGACGGCCAACCGGGCGAGCTGATCGGGCGCGTCTCGATGGACATGCTGACCGTCGACCTGACCGACCACCCCGGCGCCGGCATCGGCAGCGATATCGAACTGTGGGGCGCGCGCCTGCCGGTGGCCGAAGTCGCGGCGCGCAGCGGGAACAGCCCGTACCGGCTGCTGACCGGGCTGAAGCGGGCGACGCGACAGACGATCCAGCGCCTCTGA
- a CDS encoding histidine kinase, with protein MGDPRADEPWLPDLCRLPRLGAMLGMAQLVVVVVVLVPDAGSRWDLARVLSTSGFALWLALSVSVLLCVSRRTLSRLPRRTGALAAVALSALVAAVVAAIVHALFASVGDAGGWPSSLRFVSGSAGVVTLITALALRYFYVIDRWQAQLAAHARAEADALQARIRPHFLFNSMNMIATLLRRDPDVAERAVLDLSDLFRAALGAGEGDSSLAEEVRLAERYLGIEQLRLGERLRVEWRKAEPLPWDLAMPRLVLQPLLENAVLHGISRLPEGGTVLIEAAVDGDTLRLRVNNPSLPPHVPGVHGAGHAQRNIAHRLGYAFGPRARMTCGWDAGYYACELSLPLQPARRTP; from the coding sequence ATGGGCGACCCGCGCGCCGACGAGCCGTGGTTGCCCGACCTGTGCCGCCTGCCGCGGCTGGGTGCGATGCTCGGCATGGCGCAGCTGGTGGTCGTGGTGGTGGTGCTGGTGCCCGACGCCGGCTCGCGCTGGGACCTTGCACGCGTGCTGTCGACCAGCGGGTTCGCGCTGTGGCTGGCGCTGTCGGTGTCGGTGCTGCTGTGCGTGTCGCGACGCACGCTGTCGCGCCTGCCGCGGCGCACCGGAGCGCTGGCGGCGGTGGCGCTGTCGGCGCTGGTCGCGGCGGTGGTGGCGGCGATCGTGCACGCCCTGTTCGCGAGCGTCGGCGATGCCGGCGGCTGGCCGTCATCGTTGCGCTTCGTCAGTGGATCGGCCGGCGTGGTCACGCTGATCACCGCGCTTGCGCTGCGCTACTTCTACGTCATCGACCGCTGGCAGGCGCAGCTCGCCGCGCATGCCCGCGCCGAGGCCGACGCACTGCAGGCACGCATCCGCCCGCACTTCCTGTTCAACAGCATGAACATGATCGCCACCCTGCTGCGCCGCGATCCCGACGTCGCCGAGCGCGCGGTGCTCGACCTGTCCGACCTGTTCCGCGCCGCGCTCGGCGCGGGCGAAGGTGATTCCTCGCTCGCCGAGGAAGTGCGCCTGGCCGAACGTTACCTGGGCATCGAGCAGCTGCGCCTGGGCGAGCGCCTGCGCGTGGAATGGCGCAAGGCCGAACCGTTGCCGTGGGACCTGGCGATGCCGCGTCTGGTGCTGCAGCCGCTGCTGGAGAACGCCGTGCTGCACGGCATCTCGCGCCTGCCCGAAGGCGGGACCGTGCTCATCGAGGCCGCCGTGGACGGCGATACCCTGCGCCTGCGCGTCAACAATCCGTCGCTGCCGCCGCACGTGCCCGGCGTGCACGGGGCCGGCCACGCGCAGCGCAACATCGCGCACCGGCTGGGCTATGCGTTCGGCCCGCGCGCGCGGATGACCTGCGGCTGGGACGCGGGCTACTATGCCTGCGAGCTCAGCCTGCCGCTGCAGCCCGCCAGGAGGACGCCTTGA